A window of Symphalangus syndactylus isolate Jambi chromosome 24, NHGRI_mSymSyn1-v2.1_pri, whole genome shotgun sequence contains these coding sequences:
- the CYP24A1 gene encoding 1,25-dihydroxyvitamin D(3) 24-hydroxylase, mitochondrial isoform X2, which yields MSSPISKSRSLAAFLQQLRSPRQPPRPVTSTAYTSPQPREVPVCPLTAGGETQNAAALPGPTSWPLLGSLLQILWKGGLKKQHDTLVEYHKKYGKIFRMKLGSFESVHLGSPCLLEALYRTESAYPQRLEIKPWKAYRDYRKEGYGLLILEGEDWQRVRSAFQKKLMKPVEVMKLDNKINEVLADFMGRIDELCDERGHIEDLYSELNKWSFESICLVLYEKRFGLLQKNAGDEAVNFITAIKTMMSTFGRMMVTPVELHKSLNTKVWQDHTLAWDTIFKSVKSCIDNRLEKYSQRPSADFLCDIYHQNRLSKKELYAAVTELQLAAVETTANSLMWILYNLSRNPQVQQNLLKEIQSVLPENQVPRAEDLRKMPYLKACLKESMRLTPSVPFTTRTLDKATVLGEYALPKGIVRKYDIQATDNEPVEMLHSGTLVPSRELPIAFCQR from the exons ATGAGCTCCCCCATCAGCAAGAGCCGCTCGCTTGCCGCCTTCCTGCAGCAGCTGCGCAGTCCGAGGCAGCCCCCGAGACCGGTGACATCTACGGCGTACACGTCCCCTCAGCCGCGAGAGGTGCCAGTCTGCCCGCTGACAGCTGGTGGCGAGACTCAGAACGCGGCCGCCCTGCCCGGCCCCACCAGCTGGCCACTGCTGGGCAGCCTGCTGCAGATTCTCTGGAAAGGGGGGCTAAAGAAACAGCACGACACCCTG GTGGAGTACCACAAGAAGTACGGCAAGATTTTCCGCATGAAGTTGGGTTCCTTTGAGTCGGTGCACCTGGGCTCGCCATGCCTGCTGGAAGCGCTGTACCGCACCGAGAGTGCGTACCCGCAGCGGCTGGAGATCAAACCGTGGAAGGCCTATCGCGACTACCGCAAAGAAGGCTACGGGCTGCTGATCCT GGAAGGGGAAGACTGGCAGCGGGTCCGGAGTGCCTTTCAAAAGAAACTAATGAAACCAGTGGAAGTGATGAAGCTGGACAACAAAATCAATGAG GTGTTGGCTGATTTCATGGGCAGAATAGATGAGCTCTGTGATGAAAGAGGCCACATTGAAGACTTGTACAGCGAACTGAACAAATGGTCATTTGAAA GTATCTGCCTCGTGTTGTATGAGAAGAGATTTGGGCTTCTCCAGAAGAATGCAGGGGATGAAGCTGTGAACTTCATCACGGCCATCAAAACA ATGATGAGCACGTTTGGCAGAATGATGGTCACTCCAGTCGAGCTGCACAAGAGCCTCAACACCAAGGTCTGGCAGGaccacactctggcctgggaCACCATTTTCAAATCAG TCAAATCTTGTATCGACAACCGGTTAGAGAAGTATTCTCAGCGGCCTAGTGCAGATTTCCTTTGTGACATTTATCACCAGAATCGGCTTTCAAAGAAAGAATTGTACGCTGCTGTCACAGAGCTCCAGCTGGCTGCGGTGGAAACG ACAGCAAACAGTCTAATGTGGATTCTCTACAATTTATCCCGTAATCCCCAAGTGCAACAAAATCTTCTTAAGGAAATTCAAAGTGTATTACCTGAGAATCAGGTGCCACGGGCAGAAGATTTGAGGAAGATGCCGTATTTAAAAGCCTGTCTGAAAGAATCTATGAG gCTTACACCGAGTGTACCATTTACAACTCGGACTCTTGACAAGGCAACAGTTCTGGGTGAATATGCTTTACCCAAAGGA ATTGTCCGCAAATATGACATCCAGGCCACAGACAATGAGCCTGTTGAGATGCTACACTCAGGCACCCTGGTGCCCAGCCGGGAGCTCCCCATCGCGTTTTGCCAGCGATAA
- the CYP24A1 gene encoding 1,25-dihydroxyvitamin D(3) 24-hydroxylase, mitochondrial isoform X1, whose protein sequence is MSSPISKSRSLAAFLQQLRSPRQPPRPVTSTAYTSPQPREVPVCPLTAGGETQNAAALPGPTSWPLLGSLLQILWKGGLKKQHDTLVEYHKKYGKIFRMKLGSFESVHLGSPCLLEALYRTESAYPQRLEIKPWKAYRDYRKEGYGLLILEGEDWQRVRSAFQKKLMKPVEVMKLDNKINEVLADFMGRIDELCDERGHIEDLYSELNKWSFESICLVLYEKRFGLLQKNAGDEAVNFITAIKTMMSTFGRMMVTPVELHKSLNTKVWQDHTLAWDTIFKSVKSCIDNRLEKYSQRPSADFLCDIYHQNRLSKKELYAAVTELQLAAVETTANSLMWILYNLSRNPQVQQNLLKEIQSVLPENQVPRAEDLRKMPYLKACLKESMRLTPSVPFTTRTLDKATVLGEYALPKGTVLMLNTQVLGSSEDNFEDSSQFRPERWLQEKEKINPFAHLPFGIGKRMCIGRRLAELQLHLALCWIVRKYDIQATDNEPVEMLHSGTLVPSRELPIAFCQR, encoded by the exons ATGAGCTCCCCCATCAGCAAGAGCCGCTCGCTTGCCGCCTTCCTGCAGCAGCTGCGCAGTCCGAGGCAGCCCCCGAGACCGGTGACATCTACGGCGTACACGTCCCCTCAGCCGCGAGAGGTGCCAGTCTGCCCGCTGACAGCTGGTGGCGAGACTCAGAACGCGGCCGCCCTGCCCGGCCCCACCAGCTGGCCACTGCTGGGCAGCCTGCTGCAGATTCTCTGGAAAGGGGGGCTAAAGAAACAGCACGACACCCTG GTGGAGTACCACAAGAAGTACGGCAAGATTTTCCGCATGAAGTTGGGTTCCTTTGAGTCGGTGCACCTGGGCTCGCCATGCCTGCTGGAAGCGCTGTACCGCACCGAGAGTGCGTACCCGCAGCGGCTGGAGATCAAACCGTGGAAGGCCTATCGCGACTACCGCAAAGAAGGCTACGGGCTGCTGATCCT GGAAGGGGAAGACTGGCAGCGGGTCCGGAGTGCCTTTCAAAAGAAACTAATGAAACCAGTGGAAGTGATGAAGCTGGACAACAAAATCAATGAG GTGTTGGCTGATTTCATGGGCAGAATAGATGAGCTCTGTGATGAAAGAGGCCACATTGAAGACTTGTACAGCGAACTGAACAAATGGTCATTTGAAA GTATCTGCCTCGTGTTGTATGAGAAGAGATTTGGGCTTCTCCAGAAGAATGCAGGGGATGAAGCTGTGAACTTCATCACGGCCATCAAAACA ATGATGAGCACGTTTGGCAGAATGATGGTCACTCCAGTCGAGCTGCACAAGAGCCTCAACACCAAGGTCTGGCAGGaccacactctggcctgggaCACCATTTTCAAATCAG TCAAATCTTGTATCGACAACCGGTTAGAGAAGTATTCTCAGCGGCCTAGTGCAGATTTCCTTTGTGACATTTATCACCAGAATCGGCTTTCAAAGAAAGAATTGTACGCTGCTGTCACAGAGCTCCAGCTGGCTGCGGTGGAAACG ACAGCAAACAGTCTAATGTGGATTCTCTACAATTTATCCCGTAATCCCCAAGTGCAACAAAATCTTCTTAAGGAAATTCAAAGTGTATTACCTGAGAATCAGGTGCCACGGGCAGAAGATTTGAGGAAGATGCCGTATTTAAAAGCCTGTCTGAAAGAATCTATGAG gCTTACACCGAGTGTACCATTTACAACTCGGACTCTTGACAAGGCAACAGTTCTGGGTGAATATGCTTTACCCAAAGGA ACAGTGCTGATGCTAAATACTCAGGTGTTGGGATCCAGTGAAGACAATTTTGAAGATTCAAGTCAGTTTAGACCTGAACGTTGGCTTcaggagaaggaaaaaattaatccTTTTGCGCATCTTCCATTTggcattggaaaaagaatgtgcaTTGGTCGCCGATTAGCAGAGCTTCAACTGCATTTGGCTCTTTGTTGG ATTGTCCGCAAATATGACATCCAGGCCACAGACAATGAGCCTGTTGAGATGCTACACTCAGGCACCCTGGTGCCCAGCCGGGAGCTCCCCATCGCGTTTTGCCAGCGATAA